atctgtaaaCAGTTCTCTGCAGTACAAAGTAAACAAGTAGAGGAAAATAGCCCTCTCCTTCACCTTTTCTTAGACTGTAGCATTGTACACTTAGCTAAGATGCAAGTAAACAtgtttaccttttcctttttgggtCAGAAGCACAACAGAATTCCAGGAGAAATGTGCATGAAATTCAACATAATTTATCGCAGAACATTCAGTTTATTGTCAGAAATTGACTTTGGCATAAAAGAcaaacatttctctttaataatttatttttctttgaattctaGATTTTTTAGGTTTTCATGATGTTTTCTACTCACTTAAAGGTATGAATTTTATCAAGGTGATTCTTCCCCTAGTTGTTACAGCCACAAGAGCTCTGGATTTTGTTcaggctgcttttattttggtggtgtcttttttgtttgtttgtttgttgtgttttgttctcaaTTAAACTTTAATTTAGAGTCCATAAGGGAGAGCTTCTTATGTAATGGACTTTCCATTTTACACGCAAGACctagacatttatttttccactggaGATTATATCTCAGTCATTTCCTGTCTAAAACATCTTTCCTACTACAAGAGATGTCGGGCAGTCAGTCCTTCAGCAGCCCTGTGTTCACTGTAGTGGCAGATAAGAAGAACGTCAAAGACTGAGACTTGCTCCAGACTTCTAGTCTTGCTCTTTGTACTCTGATATCATCAACAGTTGTGCAATTTCACATCTAGAAGTCAAGAGTGATGATTTATGAACAAAGAGTTGCAACCTTCTGTGTTTTAGTACATCAGTTAACACAATCCAATCAGCCTCTGGTTCCCTGTGACAATATCCAGAACGGTTAACTTCTATACAAAAGTAGCTGTTTCACTAACTCCACACAAAAGCAGCTCAtggaaaactttattttgtCCATGCATGTTCAAAACCTTGAGTGTGACATAGCAGCACCAGTCTTAccatgtatttaaaatgttcataaatCACAGGAGTGTCTGTGGAGTAATTTGGGCAGAGACACCTTAGTAGCTTTCAAGAATGTTTTAGCTATAATTGAAGCTAGGAAGTAATGCACTAGTAAAGCATTTGATGTCACTTGATGAACAAAGCACTGTCTTTTTTCTCAAAAGAGCTCATACTGGTTGACTTCATCTAGAACAATGAAGCAACTGTAAGAATGTAAAAAAGACTTCATTGGTCCCAACAGGAGATGAACTCCACGTACGCTCTTAGCTTGAATATTTATGGACCTCAGACCCCTCCTTTCTTTCACATCAAATGGTTATactggaaataattttgttctcaCTGACACTCAGCTAATTTGTAAATTTTCAAGGTCTTACGAACAGACTTAGTCCTACTGTACTCAGTGATGCTTTGCTACTGTGAAAGTGCTATAACCTGTCTGAATATGTGCACTCTTATGCCTTTACCTATTGATCCAGCAAGAAATTCACAAATCTTTAGGACACGGCATGAAACTAAAAACATATGAATCCACTCAAATTTCCAGTGGTAGGCAGTAGACAACGTGGCTTTCTTAATAATGAAAGCATACAGACAGTCTTGGGTCCTCCTCCATACATCCCCAGCAATTCTTTCATCACGACTGCCACCAAAGCAGTTGCAAACCTTCACAATTGCAAGCAAAGACAAAGATGTTATTTCATTATAGGAGACCCTTTTGCATCACTTAAGCGCATGGACAGAGTAACTCACTGCAGTATAGCTCATTTCTGACTTTGATTTGCTCATGAAAACTATGGAGACAAACCTGTATATGTTACATTCAACTTCATGATTTACTGCAGTTCATCTGATACCACTCCTGACTGAAGCATcgggcagtgggcacagctggtggcagagcactgcagttgATGGACCAAAGTCTTAATTGAGTCTGGCAAACGCTATTTTCCCATGAATAATCTGCTCCTGAGTTCACAGTATTTTGGTAGAGTGTACTGCAAAACATAAGTTCAGGATCGATTATAGCATTTAAACACTTGACGGAACAGGATAAATTAGCACCTGTAGTACCTGTAACAGAACAacattcttttctgaaagaactcTTCCTGGaattctggaaaaagaaagcaataaacaCTGAACAGCATCCCTGTTATTCCTGCTTCTGATTACTTACATTGGTACCCAAAGCACGTGCCTACTTTCCTTCCTATTCCACCCTAGGAAGGGATGAACGTCTTTCGAACTACGTTCACACTGGCTTCCTCCCGGAATTTCTGTCCTGCTTGTGCTTCCCATAGAGCTTCAGACACCTCCCTCAGCAACGCACACACGGTTTATCTCACGGAGAGAattagaagaaagaataaaaacaacgAATAGAGTTAAATGCAGTTCGATGCTCACGGGCAGGGCATCTCCCGCGGCCGGGCTCCCCTCCACTTACCGCTGAGGTGCAGCCCCGTGCGGGGCCGGCTCTCCCCTCTCTGCCCCTCCCGctccggcccggcccggcccggcccggcccggcccggtccAGGTACAGCGGACCGGGGGCGCCGCTCGGTGAAGGCGGTCGGTGCGCGGTTGCCGCTGGTTGGGCGCTCGTTGCCTGTCGCTGGGCGGTGTGTCAATGGGCTGGCTCCGCCTCGGCGCCGCGCCTCCTCCCGCCCATGCACAGACATGACACAGACACACAGTCACTGCAGCTGCCGCTGAGCCCGGGGCAGAGCGGTGGCTGCGGCGAGGACCCCTCTGCCGGCACTGGAGTACTGCCGGCGGTGGGCGGCGAGACCCGCAGGGGGCAGCCTGGCACCGGGCGGGGGAAGTCTGGCAGCGGGGAAGGGGCGggaggcaaggaaggaaggaaggaaggaaggaagaaagggaagggggcAGCCTGGCACTCCGAGCTGGAGGCGGCACCGGGCAGCGGCACGGAGCGAGCCCGGGCGGAGCGCGGCACCCAGCGGCCGCTGAGGCTGAGGCTGGGCCGGCGGCTTtaggagcggggccggggggagcCGCTCCTCTCCCGGCTGCACGCTGCCGGTGACCTTCCCGGGGCTGCTCAGGCCGGGCAGGGCCTCGTCTCCCCGCGGAGATCGTGCAGCAGGCCCCggggagagaagaggagaggaggccGGGCCGGAATATCCCGCCGCCCCCGGGTACTGCCGGCCGCCGGCGGGGCCTGTGCGGGGAGAGGGGCGGGGGACGGCGAACGGGACGGCCGGGCGGCACCTCCGGACAGTGGGGAGGCCGTGaaaagaggagggggaggaggaggcagccCGAGGCGGCGCATCCCGGGAGAAGCGAGGAGCTCCCcgctgccctcctcctccccgcgCAACCCGCGGAGAGCCGGGACCGCCGGGCGGCACCTCCCGGCTGCGGGACCGGAGCTGGAGCTGCGCGCCGGGAgcggaggaggagggggaaaggagcaCGGGGAAGGGGCGCGGAGCGTCCCGCTGCCGCCCGGGGGAGGTGAGTGTGAGGCCGTGTCGGCGCTGGGGCCAGGGGAGGGCGAGGGGCGATCGGTCAGTCAGTGCCCCTCTGCGGGCTGCCGAGAAGCGGCGAACCGGGAGCTGCGCTGGGAGGGTGTCCCGGTTGCGAGAGGCACCTGCCCGTCGCTCCGGAGTTTGTCCGGGACGCCGAGGGTTCCCCAGCCCCGTTGGCTGTCGGCCGGGCGGGCTGCTCTGTCACCTCGTATCCGAGCGTCACCTGGTTCGGGTCGTTAAGCCCCGCTCGCCGGGGCTGGAGGTGACTCGAAGTTTGGCAGCGCCTTATGTAACTCTTTTTGGAGAGGCTGTGCTCcgttttgtttttagaaagcGAGCGGGTTCTCTGTAGAGCGTCAGGCGAGCGGTCTTGATTCGCGTTCTCACCTGAACGCAGCGTCCTCTGCTTTGTTCAACTTGGAACGCGGGGTTATTGCTTGAGAGCAGACAGAGCCCGCTTCTTCCCCAGTGTGCGTTAAGAAAAAATTAGCCTGGGGAGGCATGTGGGCTGTGGTTACTAGATGTAAACCTCGTAGTGTACATACAGCCTATCTGCACAGCACTTTTGTTGTACTCTTAAATTATCACAGAACGTTTTCAAGGTACCGGTCGTCACTAATGTGTTCTGGGAGGTACAGGCACCAGGGTAGAAAAACTGATGAATCCAAAGTCCTGtagcttttttaaaatgcagctttactgatagaaggaagagaaagcaccAGGCTAAACAGAGTGCTGCGTTAAAGCCATACTTGGCAATTGCCAACAGGTCAGCAGGTTTTATTTAGTGAAATCTTCTGGATGCAGAGTAATTTTGTTTGTATAATATAATTTTACTtgctcagaagcagcagagaaacgAGGAAAATGAATTGAAAGGTTGCCTGGTTTCCCTGCAGTTCTGTAAGTGGCTGTCttaatagcaaataaaaaaaaaaaaggcaagctTTTGACTTCACATAAAAAGGCAGGGTAGCGATTTGCTACATATTCTTTAGACTCCTACTGCAAAGGTACGCTAGGGGGACTAGTTAGTGTGGGTTTTGTTCCCATTCATTGGTGAAAATGAACAGATTAATGTAATAACACCTATGAAGCGAAgtcttctttccttgcttctgtTGCTTCATTATTAGGCTGTAAGCTTAAAGGCAAAATCATATGTATAAATGCAGGGGATGAGTTCAGAGTAGGGAGAATACTGtaacaaaatcattttgctttgttctgtgcttcctgctgcaaGCAAAGATAAGTTATCAGAGGCAGGTTTACTTATAGGAACAAAATAAGCAACCCCCCTCCGCAAGCTTCTTCcctctgttgtggtttttgttttgttgttttaaatggaGAGATGACCAAGGTGGAACAGGTCTCCTTGGGCTTCTTGAAAACTGCAAGTTGCTGATAAGTATTACAAGtttgaaatgtgaatttcttATTGCTTAGGTGTCCTGTAACAGCCCCTGATCAGCAAGGCTGCAAGTCATGTAGAAGCTGCAGGATCAGCAGAGTCTCTGATGGATAACAGGACTGGTAGGTTTTTCGTGTTTCAtctattattcatttattagtATTAGGTATAttaatttaaacttttctttgGCATTCAGATGTTGTGAAAATGTAAGGGTTTCCTTTTTGGTCTGGAGAAAATTGCACTGAGTTTTTCTTTAATGAGCACTCAGAATACTATTACTCACAAATATGTTGGATTCTCTATGTCAGCTATTCAGTCTGCTTTAATTCCAAAGCACAGTCCCTCTAAAAGCTAAAGTGCAGAGTGGTTGTGAATGACTGTGTGTCTTTTGGCAACACTGACATCTGTCACAGTCTTGATCTGCTGAAATTTCAGAGTGTAGGGCTTAATATTagcaaaagcagtatttctcCTGAATGAATTACGTTAGGAACTTGCTAAACTCGGCACTTCTCATGTACACCTCTGTTGCTAAATGTAAGTGttcttaaatatgtttttaaagaaacaaaactccaAAGTGCCATTTGTTTGACTATTTCTTGCTGAAATGTTCATCCATTTACTTAGTTTTAAATGGACTAAATGATTGTCAGTAGACCCTTAATGGGATGTACTACTCTCATACtctgattttgtgtgtgtatgtgtctgCCTTGCAAAGGGTAATCCTAAACACGCACAAAACTGACAGAAATCCAAGCTGTTTTGCAAGATGATTTTTAACTGAAGGCTAATAATGGGTAAAATCTACAAGCTgatgtagtggaaatgctaagtcatggcctgaaacaGTGATCAAAGACCTCGtgagaaggcagggccaacccaggggagctcagttGCGTGCAGTGCACCTGAGGGACTGGAATGAGCAAGGCCAAGATCTGCCCCTTCCCACACCTCACTTAAGGGTGGCAGTGGAGACAAGAGTATCTTGTTGGAGATCTCTGCTTACCTTAGGCCTTCCAAgggtaagcagcttttttcctttaatttctttgccTATGGGTTGTTACCCTTCAGCAAACCCTTACTTGCTGCAGTCTGAGatcttgctgttctgctgtcattgctgcgCTTTCAATCATATTACACCTGACTGCAAAGTCTTACTTGTCTACACTGATCTCAATCCACAGGTGAACTCTGTTGATGGGAGTTGCTTGTCTGGAACCAGAATAGCATATGGACCttatctttcttattttgttgtgCCCAGGCACCTGGGTTTGTGTGAAGGTCCCTGTTAATGAGCCATTGCTGGCTTTGATTAAAGACCTTTCATCAACTGTGttagaattaattaaaaattagcCATTGTAAGGATATGAGATTTGTCAtatctgctttttcctttgacCCATGTGTGTTGACAATAGTAGCACAAAGTGCTCGAGATGAGGATGTAATGGCCAATGCAGATTCACTGTTGGTCATGTATGAGTTTATCTCCGCTGAGTTGCTCATGATGTTTATTTGCCAAATTCCGTGGCTAAAGAATTTTCTGAACAAGTTTTGTGCCTACATACAGAAACACATGCAGTATTTTTTGCCCCTGGTAAATTATCTGGTTAGAACccatctttctttttgcagtgaaTGCTAGCTTTAAAAAtcagtcactttttttttttcattattccaCACCTGGTGTAATTTATGAGCTGGAGAGACAGAACTACAATCAGGGAAAGTAATTTTATTCAaccttttttgcttttcccatttgATTGCCATTTTTTATCTTCATTCTGGTGCTCCTTGTGCCCCTCCCCAGTTACCTGGGAATAAGGGATAAGAAATGAGCATTGTACTTCATAGGGACTCCTTTTGGCATGACTTGGCTTAGCATTTGGAAGTCTATCGTATCTCTTGTCAAAGCTTGTTCAATGCATGGTTGTGAAAAGAGAGTAACAGTTAGCAAACTATATTTTACAGGGAACTTGGTGGCtcagaaatcaaagagaaatttGATGGAAAGGATTATCCTGGCTTTGGCAATGACTTTGAAGCAAAACTGCCAAGTCTGGAATCCTTGTGTAAGTGCCATCTGTGTCAGAATTAGAAGCAAACAGTGTAGAATAGTTCCTTTACCTGCTTTAATTTGCAGACCTGACGGTGTCTGACCTAATGCTACTTACAGTGATTTccaaataactttttctttatagaatATAGATGCTATTCCCACAGCAATGGAGTTAACTGGGTAGAAGCCGCACTTTATATTGGCGAGAGGAGCCCCAGCAATGTCTGTCTGTTTAGTGCAATAGGAAAAATCCAGACTTAATCACGTAGCCTGGCGGAAGCTGAAGATCTGAGGTAGCACAGGAAGGGTGCAGTCTGTCTTGCCAACTTCCATGTAAGATAGATACACttgaaaatagtaataaaaaaaagtagGTGACTGTTAAAAGGAGTTCTCTGTCATTGTACTTCCCATCTCTTGACCAGTGCTGTAAGGAGGTGGGTGCCACAAATCTTCAATTCTcccagttttttgtttttttttttgtcttttaaattaaaaaaggaaactctTGAGTTTACTTGAAATTTCTAGATAGACTTCTGTACCTGTTTAGGGGCTTGGGAATTAATATGTCTACttggagaaataaatacttctcACCCTACAATAAAAAGTACGAATGGGTGGAGTGAGAAGAATTGTGAACTGTTTGGAAGAGGTGAAATTTCCAGCTGATGTTCAGGCTTTTCAAATCTGCTCTTCCTGGctagttttcagttttctctctgaCTTAGTGATGTGCCCCTAAACCTCAGTAACATCAGTAATCAATTTCTTTGGAGACAATTTTCCATTTTGACTTCAGCTAATGCTGCTGATGATCAATACTGCAAATGGAATTCTGTGTTCAGAAATTACTGAACTTCAGTTTATGAATTtgtttaattcagtgttttctcaggCCAAGGTACTGGAAGGATGAATGCCATTGGGTAGAAATAGGAAATTAAAACCAGTCATCCTAGTACTACTAAAAACCTCAAATATGTTCTTTAGATCATGTTGCTCTTAAGTATTGtagctttcatttgctttaaaacagaaggaagtcTTAGGCTTCTCATTTACTGTAGAAAATGAGCTGACGTTATCCCTGCAAGCAGAAGTTAAATTGTTTCTGTAgtcttgtatttctttcagtcCCAAGACTGGTTTTAGAATATGACTCAGATTTAAATGCAGGGAGGTTATCATTTGTTTAAGGCAAGTCTTCTAGGATAAAATATTGGCTACCAAGCTTGCGAATTAAGATAAAATTGATTGCTACATCTTTAAAAGGGTAAAATTGTGTTTTGGATTCTTCATTAATGAGTGTGTTGCAACAAGATGCTGCTCTATTGAAGTAGAGAGCTGGAACACTGATGGATGAGACTCCTGCAAaggtgcatttttttctgttgttattattgGAATATTTTACAATTTATGTCCTTATCCTCGGTCTTCCTGAACTTTTTAACATCAACTGCATTTATGAGAAATCTGTTCATCTTCCATGATTTCCAAGTAGTAGAAATCTGTAGATGATGATGATGCCATAAGTACTTGTAGATGCTTGGAAAATTGCAGTGTTCTCCCATACTGACTGACGTTAGCtttcaaaaagcaacaaaatgatCAGCTTAAAGAAGTGGTAGAAGCATGCCTGTCTTCATTAAGATGTATCTTGTCAAAACACAGGAGGCTGCAAACAGAGAAAGGAgggatagaaaaataaaattggtgCTGATACTGAGTCCATCATAATTTGGGACCCAGAAGGGGCTAAAACAAGTTGCCTGGTGACAGACAAGAAAGGGAGAGCTTTGTACTTGATGGTGTTTATCCTGTGACAAGTTTCAGACCACTGTATTGCAATCTGAACCATTACTTTGGCAAGCAGAAATCAGATATGTGAATGGAGGACGTTTCAGATACAGCTGTCTTAAACTGGTCATCCAGCAATTATCTTGTGGTTAAAActtgaagaaagaagcagtgttTATGCTGTGGTCTAGGATAGGTTTGCATGATTCCATGGTTGCTTTCAGATCTTGGTTGTGAAAAGAGAAGCAAACCAACAGCAGGTTAAGTTACTGCATTTCATTATGAATGCTGTGGtcagttttccctttctcctgttCTTACTATAAGCTTAGTGCATCTGAAGGGCTGGTAGGTTAAAACAGTAGCTTTCAGCAACCTTCTTGGGTCTTTCACACCCGTTGTTTAAATTAGCAGTGTAGGTCCTACATCACTGTAGCACCTCCTTCTCATATAAAAGCTTTCCATTAGGGATGACTCCTGCATGGCCAAAATCAGATCACCTTGCACCTGGTTTATAAGGTGAGAAACTATGTACTTTTACTTCCTTGCAATGTGGTTTTCCATCTGGCAAtttgcatctctgctgcagctaTCCAAAGCCTCGCAGCTTTTGCATGCCCTGCTGGGTCAGTTGATTGTAGAATCTCAGCTTCTTTATACTGCCAGTGTCCACTGCTGTCATGCCAGTGCTCGTGTGTGTCATCTGAGGTACATAAACTTGCATCGTATAGGGGAAGATGTGAAATACAGTTCAGTAAGCTTAGGTCCTGATTTATGTTACAATAACAATGTAACTATGTGCAGATGGCCAATGGACTGAGAAGAAGGAGGTTCCtaacatttatttcctcatgAGGATGAACAAAGTAGTAATATTGTGCCACTGGTATGTGAGAAATGGAAGGTGATGACAGAAGTTTTCCTGTGCCGTATAACTTTGCCAATTTTTCAGTCTTAGTCATGAAGTGGAAATAAATTCATGGGTTTCTTGAATACTTTACAGTGCAGTTTAGGATGAGCTAGAGAACAGTGTAGAAACTTAAATTGATGCTCAGCAGGTGAAGTGATTTGAGCAGAGTTCCCCAGGTGGTCAGtcaaaaagcaaagagcagagcacTGTTTTTCTGAGTCACCGTCCTGTGCTTTGAGCATATGAAAACACCTGTGTCTTTAGCAAAAAATTATTGCTTAATATAGTTTTGCCTTAGATGATAAAGCAAGGTCTCTGGTACTCAGcatgtaatatattttttaatgtatatgtGCATATGTACATATTTCAATCAAATAACAAATATTTGTAAGTTATTTAACTGGATAAATGAAGCTCATCCTAGTAGAGGTTACAGATGTTCTCTGTTGATTTAGAGGCAGTGCTGTGACCAAGGGGAGACagggatgtttttcttcttctaagcAGAAAATAGTATGTTtaagggagaaggaaatgggAGAATGCTTGTAGGAGTAAACAGATATATCTTGGTCTTCAAAGCTTGTAGATTAATGTTCTTTAAGTATATAGAGTTTTATCTATGGATGGATGGTGCTAAGAAACTTGGAGAGTGAAACCGCCACAGACCATTGAGCCTGCAAATGTAGCAGAAGTCATCATAAGTGAACGTTAAGGAGACCAAAATCTGCCCTGATTTATTGATAGATGCTAACTGGTAAAAATGCTGCACTTCTATTGGTGAAGTTTTATATTAGTTTTAGGTTGTTTTTGAGCACTGATAAGCAGGGGCAGGCACAGCATCTGTCTCAGCAGAAGGTTACTTCCATGCTTGTAAGGTATGTATCCCACTGTCAGATTGAAAAATGTGTTCTATCTCAGTAATAAAGATTTCTAGACCTGTAGTTAGTATCAAGAGTTCcctgaaataattaattgtgtggtgtattttctgttgcattttgttcCTAAGCTTTGTTCTGCATTGTAGGTTGATATGTTGATGAAAGttgatgatttcattttttttttctccatttccttttcatccaggctttcatatatatttattttaaggccCTGTATGGGGGTAATATGATTTGGAAAAGCATCTTGACTTTTTTTGGGTGAAGTAGTGGAATTATGAATGTACTATAGAAAGCagttatatattaatattatgaACACACCTAGAAGCTTGGGTTCCCTTTATTCTGGGTGAAGCACAAATACACCAGTTCTGTGTACATGAAGGGTACTTCCTTTCTATCAGCCTAAGCACTGGTGCGTGGCCAGAACTTTTCtgacacagcagtgtttttagATGGCCCATAGCAAGTACCCACTACAGTGTACTGGTCTGCTCTTTGATC
The Coturnix japonica isolate 7356 chromosome 1, Coturnix japonica 2.1, whole genome shotgun sequence DNA segment above includes these coding regions:
- the LOC107314420 gene encoding translation initiation factor IF-2-like; this encodes MSPKLAEGAFNPIVYIIDKDVEEHWLQDCRHHQLLPKPPTRPHTHLPRAAAGRSAPLPRAPFPLLLRSRRAAPAPVPQPGGAARRSRLSAGCAGRRRAAGSSSLLPGCAASGCLLLPLLFSRPPHCPEVPPGRPVRRPPPLSPHRPRRRPAVPGGGGIFRPGLLSSSLPGACCTISAGRRGPARPEQPREGHRQRAAGRGAAPPGPAPKAAGPASASAAAGCRAPPGLAPCRCPVPPPARSARLPPSLSSFLPSFLPCLPPLPRCQTSPARCQAAPCGSRRPPPAVLQCRQRGPRRSHRSAPGSAAAAVTVCLCHVCAWAGGGAAPRRSQPIDTPPSDRQRAPNQRQPRTDRLHRAAPPVRCTWTGPGRAGPGRAGAGGAERGEPAPHGAAPQRTLYQNTVNSGADYSWENSVCQTQLRLWSINCSALPPAVPTARCFSQEWYQMNCSKS